The Fusobacterium sp. DD2 genome has a window encoding:
- a CDS encoding SIS domain-containing protein: MELKNCITFKEIAQQPSIWKEELDIIKNNLKSLAEFIDKVKGDKIKVVFTGAGSSEFVGNTLCSYVNSKVDIEVLSIPTTDIVSMPEQYLDKDAAMIMVSCARSGNSPESVATIKLADKLVKNIHHLFITCNPEGKLAQMAKDSDNKYLLLMPEETNDKGFAMTGSFSSMVVAGVLVFLRQDFDKLADRITYVSNVIEKNFDKIFADAETIADLDIERIVYLGDGALKGLAEEVSLKVLELTAGKLASFFNTFLGFRHGPKSIVNDKTAIVCMMSNNPYTRIYELDLLKEFKHEGGKKKIIVLDTVNDKEVRANCDYYFTLNDAKIGAMEEVFSGLSYLVFGQLLSLIKSSKLGINPDNPCPTGEVNRVVKGVIIHEYNK; encoded by the coding sequence ATGGAATTAAAAAATTGTATAACTTTTAAAGAGATTGCACAACAACCTTCTATCTGGAAAGAAGAATTGGACATAATCAAAAATAACCTAAAATCACTTGCTGAGTTTATAGACAAAGTTAAAGGGGACAAAATTAAAGTTGTCTTCACGGGAGCAGGATCTTCAGAATTTGTTGGAAATACTTTATGCTCATATGTAAACAGCAAAGTTGATATTGAAGTATTATCTATTCCAACTACTGATATTGTATCTATGCCTGAACAATATTTAGATAAAGATGCAGCTATGATAATGGTATCATGCGCAAGATCAGGAAACTCTCCTGAAAGTGTTGCTACAATTAAATTAGCAGACAAATTAGTAAAAAATATACACCATCTATTTATTACATGTAACCCAGAAGGAAAACTTGCTCAAATGGCAAAAGATTCAGATAATAAATATCTTCTTTTAATGCCTGAAGAGACAAATGACAAAGGTTTTGCAATGACAGGAAGCTTCTCTTCAATGGTTGTTGCTGGAGTACTTGTATTCTTAAGACAGGATTTTGATAAACTTGCAGACAGAATTACTTATGTTTCAAATGTTATTGAAAAGAATTTTGATAAGATATTTGCTGATGCAGAAACTATAGCTGACCTTGATATAGAAAGAATAGTTTATTTAGGAGATGGAGCTCTAAAAGGACTTGCTGAAGAAGTTTCATTAAAAGTTCTTGAACTTACTGCTGGAAAACTTGCTTCTTTCTTCAATACATTCTTAGGATTCAGACATGGTCCTAAATCAATAGTTAATGATAAAACTGCTATTGTTTGTATGATGTCAAATAATCCTTATACTAGAATCTATGAATTAGATCTATTAAAAGAGTTCAAACATGAAGGTGGAAAAAAGAAAATTATAGTTTTAGACACTGTTAATGATAAAGAAGTAAGAGCAAACTGTGATTACTACTTCACTTTAAATGATGCAAAAATTGGTGCTATGGAAGAGGTATTCTCTGGACTTTCATACTTAGTATTTGGTCAACTTCTATCACTAATTAAATCATCTAAATTAGGAATTAATCCTGACAATCCTTGCCCTACTGGTGAAGTTAACAGAGTGGTTAAAGGTGTAATAATTCACGAATATAACAAATAA
- a CDS encoding GntR family transcriptional regulator: MELKKDKIPLYVQLAKRIMSEIEKKGLHEDTKLPAEREYSEEYKVSRSTVRQAISYLEKKGYIYKIQGSGTFVSSRRLKQRLLTFYSFTEEMKKQGKRPDTKLISFNRKEAGQKLITELHLSKSDQVFEIVRLRLADNKEVMFEKTYLPCNKFNNLTKYDLENSPLYDVLQNKYKITFTKAVERFSVDKSDNIIAKSLLIDKNDSIMKLQRWTYSGSEIVEYTVSAIKGDMFEFEVELKSE; encoded by the coding sequence ATGGAACTAAAAAAAGATAAAATCCCTCTTTACGTTCAATTAGCTAAAAGAATTATGTCAGAGATAGAAAAAAAAGGATTGCACGAAGATACTAAACTCCCAGCAGAGAGAGAGTATTCTGAGGAATATAAAGTTAGTAGATCAACTGTGAGGCAAGCTATTTCTTATTTGGAAAAAAAGGGTTATATATATAAAATTCAAGGTAGTGGAACTTTTGTATCTTCTAGGCGTTTGAAACAACGGTTATTAACTTTTTATAGTTTTACTGAAGAAATGAAAAAACAAGGAAAGCGGCCAGATACAAAATTAATTTCATTTAATAGAAAAGAAGCAGGGCAGAAACTAATCACTGAATTGCATTTATCTAAAAGTGATCAAGTCTTTGAAATTGTCAGACTTAGATTGGCAGATAATAAAGAGGTGATGTTTGAAAAAACTTATCTTCCTTGCAATAAATTTAATAATTTAACTAAGTATGATTTAGAAAATTCGCCATTGTATGATGTTTTACAAAACAAATACAAGATTACCTTTACTAAAGCAGTTGAGCGTTTTTCTGTAGATAAATCTGATAATATTATAGCTAAAAGCTTACTTATTGATAAAAATGATTCTATTATGAAACTACAAAGATGGACTTATTCAGGTAGTGAAATTGTAGAATATACAGTTAGTGCAATTAAAGGGGATATGTTTGAATTCGAAGTTGAGCTTAAGAGTGAATAA
- the ugpC gene encoding sn-glycerol-3-phosphate ABC transporter ATP-binding protein UgpC, producing MAKVVLKGVEKQYPNGFKAVHGIDLEIKDGEFMVFVGPSGCAKSTTLRMIAGLEEITGGEIWIGDKLVNDLHPKDRGIAMVFQNYALYPHMTVYENMAFGLRMAKVPKDEIDRRVKEAAEKLEITQLLDRKPKEMSGGQRQRVAVGRAIVRKPDVFLFDEPLSNLDAKLRVSMRVKITQLHKQLKAEGQIATMIYVTHDQVEAMTMGDRICVLNYGRIMQVDTPLNLYHHPKNKFVAGFIGSPSMNFIEGAIEETDDGIVFIFGLGKERFFLLPEKMGEKVKGYIGKKVILGIRPENIGNKITHPDGEPINFIEGEINLVEHMGNEEFIHFTIDGAEFESRIEARKTENVKYGDKANFFFNVKRAHIFDIETEENISLNWDVE from the coding sequence ATGGCAAAAGTAGTTTTAAAAGGTGTTGAAAAACAATACCCAAATGGATTTAAAGCAGTACATGGGATTGATCTAGAAATCAAAGATGGAGAGTTTATGGTTTTTGTTGGTCCATCTGGATGTGCTAAATCTACAACATTAAGAATGATTGCTGGATTAGAAGAAATAACTGGAGGAGAAATTTGGATAGGAGATAAATTAGTTAACGATCTTCATCCAAAAGATAGAGGAATAGCTATGGTTTTCCAAAACTACGCATTATATCCTCATATGACTGTTTACGAAAATATGGCTTTTGGTTTAAGAATGGCAAAAGTACCAAAAGATGAAATTGATAGAAGAGTTAAAGAAGCTGCTGAAAAGCTTGAAATTACTCAATTACTTGATAGAAAACCAAAAGAAATGTCTGGAGGACAAAGACAAAGAGTAGCAGTTGGAAGAGCAATAGTTAGAAAACCTGATGTTTTCCTTTTTGACGAGCCATTATCAAACCTAGATGCTAAACTTAGAGTATCTATGAGAGTTAAAATTACTCAATTACATAAACAACTTAAAGCAGAAGGTCAAATTGCTACAATGATATACGTAACACATGACCAAGTTGAAGCAATGACAATGGGAGACAGAATTTGTGTATTAAACTATGGTAGAATTATGCAAGTTGATACTCCTCTAAATTTATACCATCACCCAAAAAATAAATTCGTTGCTGGATTTATAGGATCACCATCTATGAACTTCATTGAAGGAGCTATAGAAGAAACTGATGATGGAATTGTATTTATTTTTGGTTTAGGTAAAGAAAGATTCTTCTTACTACCAGAAAAAATGGGAGAAAAAGTTAAAGGTTACATTGGTAAAAAGGTTATTCTTGGAATTAGACCTGAAAATATTGGAAATAAAATAACACACCCTGATGGAGAGCCTATTAACTTCATTGAAGGAGAAATCAATTTAGTTGAACATATGGGTAACGAAGAATTTATCCACTTTACAATTGATGGTGCTGAATTTGAATCAAGAATAGAAGCAAGAAAAACTGAAAATGTTAAATATGGAGATAAAGCAAACTTCTTCTTCAACGTTAAAAGAGCTCACATATTTGATATTGAAACTGAAGAGAATATTTCTTTAAATTGGGATGTTGAATAA
- a CDS encoding sugar ABC transporter permease, with translation MKKSFKAKMEPYLYVFPALFILIVFVYYPFFLTIIGSMFKVNIYGELKDFIFLKNYSYLLTDGNFYKALWQTLYHTIVYVVLSVGISLFLAIIADKKSRFYRIYRVLYSLTMIISVSIAAQLFRFLYSPAVGPINKIFGLDINWLVDRRFAMLALTLIMVWITIGFNYIYLSAAIKNVPADILESAEIDGATTLQKIYKFIIPLISPSLFFLIVTGLITGLTMITPVLILTEGGPDNTTTTLIYSMYNFAFNKSNYSVAYAYGVIVFIIVAVVVAFNFMYEKKKVFYG, from the coding sequence ATGAAAAAATCTTTCAAAGCTAAGATGGAGCCATATTTATATGTCTTTCCAGCATTGTTTATCTTAATTGTATTTGTTTACTATCCATTCTTTTTGACAATTATTGGTAGTATGTTTAAGGTAAATATATATGGAGAATTAAAAGACTTTATCTTTCTGAAGAACTATTCTTATTTATTAACAGATGGTAATTTCTATAAAGCATTATGGCAAACACTATACCATACAATAGTATATGTAGTTCTTTCAGTTGGAATTAGTTTATTCCTTGCGATCATTGCAGATAAGAAGAGTAGGTTTTATAGAATATACAGAGTACTATATAGTTTAACTATGATAATATCAGTATCTATAGCAGCTCAACTATTCAGATTCTTATACAGCCCAGCTGTAGGACCTATCAATAAAATATTTGGATTGGATATTAACTGGTTAGTTGATAGAAGATTCGCAATGTTGGCATTAACATTAATTATGGTATGGATTACTATTGGATTTAACTACATTTATTTATCTGCAGCAATTAAAAATGTTCCTGCGGATATTCTTGAAAGTGCTGAAATAGATGGTGCAACAACATTACAGAAAATATATAAATTTATAATTCCTCTAATTTCACCATCACTATTCTTTCTGATAGTAACTGGCTTGATTACTGGTTTAACAATGATTACACCAGTGTTAATTTTAACAGAAGGTGGACCAGACAACACAACTACAACTTTAATCTATAGTATGTATAACTTCGCATTTAACAAATCTAACTATAGTGTTGCTTATGCATATGGTGTGATTGTATTTATTATCGTGGCTGTTGTGGTTGCATTTAACTTTATGTATGAGAAGAAAAAGGTGTTCTATGGATAA
- a CDS encoding carbohydrate ABC transporter permease translates to MDKKIKKEIAYSASGIVKLIIGIILIFPIIFAFGMAFMTPDEITSSSIKVIPNSFTYFQNFIDAFRIVNMTRYLINSLIIAFLGTVGRIVTATLAAFAFSFYEFKGKKLLFGLIMGAMMVPGDVLLFTNYLTISKVGMLNTYIGIIVIYLVYSSYVFMMRQNMLTIPRSLYEAAIIDGCSNFKFLLTVVIPLSKSIIMAVFLSSFVGLWNIYLWPLLITNDSNMRTIQVGVSMLSTADQVSWGPIMAATLVATLPIMVLFVISQKFIVRGLISGAVKG, encoded by the coding sequence ATGGATAAGAAGATAAAAAAAGAGATAGCTTACAGTGCAAGTGGAATTGTAAAGCTAATCATTGGTATAATTTTAATATTCCCTATAATATTTGCTTTCGGTATGGCATTTATGACACCAGATGAAATAACAAGTAGCAGTATCAAAGTTATTCCAAATTCTTTTACATATTTTCAAAACTTTATAGATGCTTTTAGAATAGTAAATATGACTAGATATTTAATTAACTCACTTATAATTGCATTTTTAGGAACTGTAGGAAGAATTGTAACTGCTACATTGGCAGCATTTGCATTTAGCTTTTATGAATTTAAAGGGAAAAAATTATTATTCGGTCTTATAATGGGAGCGATGATGGTACCTGGTGACGTTTTACTATTTACAAACTATTTAACAATTTCAAAAGTTGGAATGTTAAATACTTACATAGGAATAATAGTAATTTACTTAGTATATTCAAGTTACGTATTTATGATGAGACAAAATATGCTAACTATACCCAGATCATTATATGAAGCAGCTATTATTGATGGATGTAGCAACTTTAAATTTTTATTAACAGTTGTTATTCCATTATCTAAATCAATTATAATGGCAGTTTTCTTATCATCATTTGTAGGATTATGGAATATATATCTATGGCCATTATTGATTACAAATGATTCTAACATGAGAACTATTCAAGTAGGAGTTTCAATGTTATCAACTGCTGACCAAGTTTCTTGGGGACCTATAATGGCAGCTACTTTAGTAGCAACATTACCAATAATGGTATTATTCGTAATAAGTCAGAAGTTTATAGTAAGAGGATTAATTTCTGGAGCTGTAAAAGGATAA
- a CDS encoding extracellular solute-binding protein, with product MKMKFIKGIVSAAVLSLFVACGSSSGDDNEIVFWHSMGGPQKVTLDKLVEEYNSTVGQKEGYKIVPVYQGKNYELSKKFKAVVQARDIKSYPDLTLMSAAETGNIAGIDEVVKAEDVLSSGAIGLTKDDFKPNIVDSLSVKNKMIGLPFAPSCILLYYNKDAFAEVGLDPERAPKTLKELGEYSAKLLIKDGDRVTRYGYANMVDGWAVGSWIEQQNTDGKGYSLFGDNDNGRSGTMTRVLFDENGTMKTFLQAYKDANEVGTFNYKENDPVNNFAGGNNTMILASAASMTTVFEAVGDKFKVGVATLPAVNETATGGVTFGGSAIYPIDRGNKKKLARVYDFLKFIYTDKSQVAWSAGTGYLPSTKSSYKSQEYKDLVTAHPEYLVPGQALNNSNPHVQEPLNGVVIETLTINKNGVLNVLDGSMTVDESVKFQADEINNGLKAYNEANESK from the coding sequence ATGAAGATGAAATTTATTAAGGGAATTGTGTCTGCAGCAGTTTTATCTCTATTTGTTGCATGTGGTAGTTCAAGTGGAGATGACAATGAAATAGTATTTTGGCACTCAATGGGAGGACCTCAAAAAGTAACTCTAGACAAATTAGTTGAAGAGTACAACAGTACAGTAGGTCAAAAAGAAGGATATAAAATAGTTCCAGTATATCAAGGAAAGAACTATGAATTATCTAAAAAATTTAAAGCAGTAGTACAAGCAAGAGATATAAAGAGTTATCCAGACTTAACATTAATGAGTGCTGCTGAAACAGGAAATATTGCAGGAATAGACGAAGTTGTTAAAGCTGAAGATGTTCTTTCTAGTGGAGCAATAGGACTTACAAAAGATGATTTCAAACCTAACATAGTAGACTCACTAAGTGTTAAAAATAAAATGATAGGATTACCATTTGCACCATCATGTATCCTATTATACTATAATAAAGATGCTTTTGCTGAAGTAGGATTAGACCCTGAAAGAGCACCTAAGACTTTAAAAGAATTAGGAGAATACTCAGCTAAACTTCTTATAAAAGATGGAGACAGAGTAACTAGATATGGATATGCTAACATGGTTGACGGTTGGGCAGTAGGAAGCTGGATTGAACAACAAAATACAGATGGTAAAGGATATTCATTATTTGGTGACAATGACAATGGACGTTCTGGAACAATGACTAGAGTTCTATTTGATGAAAACGGAACTATGAAAACTTTCTTACAAGCATATAAAGATGCTAATGAAGTTGGAACATTTAACTATAAAGAAAACGATCCAGTAAACAACTTTGCTGGTGGAAATAACACTATGATTCTTGCATCTGCTGCATCAATGACTACTGTATTTGAAGCTGTTGGAGATAAATTTAAAGTTGGAGTTGCAACACTTCCAGCTGTAAATGAAACTGCAACTGGTGGAGTTACTTTCGGTGGATCAGCTATTTACCCAATTGATAGAGGAAATAAGAAAAAACTTGCAAGAGTTTATGATTTCTTGAAATTTATATATACTGACAAATCTCAAGTTGCTTGGAGTGCTGGAACAGGATATTTACCTTCAACTAAATCTTCTTATAAATCTCAAGAATATAAAGATTTAGTAACTGCTCATCCAGAATATTTAGTTCCTGGACAAGCATTAAATAACTCTAATCCACATGTTCAAGAGCCATTAAATGGTGTTGTTATTGAAACTCTAACAATCAATAAAAACGGTGTTTTAAACGTTCTTGATGGAAGTATGACTGTTGATGAATCTGTTAAATTCCAAGCAGATGAAATCAATAATGGATTAAAAGCTTATAATGAAGCAAACGAAAGCAAATAA
- a CDS encoding MBL fold metallo-hydrolase, with protein sequence MKIKYYGTSASECYPSLFCECDSCKKARELKGKNIRTRSCMQIDDDILIDFSSDTTYHIYNLGLDLTKINHILISHSHPDHFCIEDLACIFYPMAKNDPTRVLHVYGNKMVGQKMKELYGKEIKNWEETIKFHEVEKFKPFKINDYTITPLLADHMATEEAMLYIITKDNKSFLYGHDSTYFPESTWEELKNHKLDCMSLDCTSIDYGRVYKTHMGFEDNVNIKKRMIAEGIATDKTIFIASHFAHTFYPLHDRLTEIFKPHGFIPAYDGLEVTF encoded by the coding sequence ATGAAAATTAAGTATTACGGAACATCTGCTTCTGAATGTTATCCTTCTCTTTTTTGTGAATGTGATAGTTGTAAGAAAGCTAGAGAGCTAAAAGGAAAAAATATTAGAACTAGATCATGTATGCAAATAGATGATGATATTCTTATTGATTTTTCATCAGATACAACATATCATATTTATAATTTAGGTTTAGACCTAACAAAAATTAATCATATATTAATTTCACACTCTCATCCAGATCATTTTTGTATAGAAGACTTAGCATGTATATTCTATCCAATGGCTAAAAATGATCCAACAAGAGTTTTACATGTATATGGAAATAAAATGGTAGGTCAAAAAATGAAAGAATTATATGGTAAAGAAATTAAAAACTGGGAAGAAACAATTAAATTCCATGAAGTTGAAAAATTTAAACCATTTAAAATTAATGACTATACTATAACACCTTTATTAGCAGATCACATGGCTACAGAAGAAGCTATGCTATATATAATAACAAAAGATAATAAATCATTTTTATATGGACATGATTCAACATATTTCCCTGAAAGCACATGGGAAGAATTAAAAAACCATAAACTAGACTGCATGTCATTAGATTGTACTTCAATAGATTATGGTCGTGTTTACAAAACACATATGGGGTTTGAAGACAATGTAAATATTAAAAAGAGAATGATAGCAGAAGGTATTGCAACAGACAAAACTATTTTTATAGCAAGTCACTTTGCACATACTTTCTATCCTCTACATGATAGATTAACAGAAATATTTAAACCGCATGGATTTATTCCTGCCTATGATGGTTTAGAGGTTACTTTTTAG
- a CDS encoding MgtC/SapB family protein: MEHKIIQEIVIRLLLAVLCGGIIGVEREKRSHAAGFRTYTLVCLGSALVTMTGEFSISRLGTGDPTRIAAQVVSGVGFLGAGTIILNREHQIKGLTTAAGIWISATIGIAIGTGFYLGAILTTLLVIIILTIFKKVQAKITKVNKISRMFVECKDLNVLKTIRKTLITKDMKILDLEIFYENKDVFGSITFIILVEDKTKKKDSNPIDIIKAIDGVIWIELL; encoded by the coding sequence GTGGAACATAAAATAATTCAGGAAATTGTAATCAGATTATTACTAGCAGTATTGTGTGGAGGTATAATCGGGGTTGAAAGAGAAAAGAGAAGTCATGCAGCTGGCTTTAGAACATATACTTTGGTTTGTTTAGGATCTGCTTTAGTCACTATGACTGGAGAATTTAGTATATCAAGATTAGGAACTGGGGATCCTACTCGTATAGCAGCACAAGTTGTTAGTGGAGTCGGATTTTTAGGAGCTGGAACAATAATTTTAAACAGAGAACATCAAATAAAAGGATTAACTACAGCTGCAGGAATATGGATTTCTGCTACTATTGGGATTGCAATAGGAACTGGATTTTATTTAGGTGCTATATTAACTACTTTACTAGTTATTATCATCTTAACAATATTTAAAAAAGTTCAAGCAAAAATAACTAAGGTTAATAAAATATCACGAATGTTTGTTGAGTGTAAAGATTTGAATGTTTTAAAGACGATTCGGAAGACACTTATAACAAAAGATATGAAAATACTAGATTTGGAAATATTTTATGAAAATAAAGATGTTTTTGGAAGTATTACCTTTATTATTTTGGTAGAAGATAAAACAAAGAAAAAAGATTCAAATCCAATAGATATAATAAAAGCAATTGATGGAGTCATTTGGATTGAATTATTATAA
- a CDS encoding MgtC/SapB family protein, translating to MNDSFNLVLSNKEIITRIIVSILIGGMIGYDRGLKNRPAGFRTHILVCLGACVVSLIQDQLRVNIINFAIAYPDQAQIIKSDIGRIGAGTIMRDKGTIGGLTTAASIWATGCLGLGIGWGFYSLSIITGIAIILVLVTLKSFEASLIDKKYTITLEILFKENECTDYNMAEVYTALREMNIKIKNLKKFVNENKFNTTLIVPKQIDQLSLISNISKKGFVSGVNIK from the coding sequence ATGAATGATTCATTTAATTTAGTATTATCGAATAAAGAAATAATTACTAGAATAATAGTGTCCATCCTGATTGGGGGAATGATTGGCTATGATAGAGGACTTAAGAATAGACCAGCAGGTTTTAGAACTCATATTCTAGTATGTTTGGGTGCCTGTGTAGTTTCTTTAATTCAAGATCAGTTAAGAGTGAATATTATTAATTTTGCTATTGCATATCCAGATCAAGCTCAAATAATAAAATCAGACATAGGTCGTATTGGAGCAGGAACAATAATGAGAGATAAAGGAACAATTGGAGGTCTTACTACAGCAGCTTCTATTTGGGCTACTGGTTGTTTAGGACTTGGTATAGGTTGGGGATTTTATTCTCTTTCTATTATAACTGGAATAGCAATTATACTTGTATTGGTAACATTGAAGAGCTTTGAGGCTTCTCTTATTGATAAAAAGTATACTATTACTTTAGAGATACTGTTTAAAGAAAATGAATGTACAGATTACAATATGGCAGAAGTTTATACTGCATTAAGAGAAATGAATATTAAGATAAAAAATTTAAAGAAGTTTGTAAATGAAAATAAATTTAATACCACATTAATAGTACCTAAGCAAATAGATCAATTAAGTTTAATTTCAAATATTTCTAAAAAAGGTTTTGTAAGTGGTGTTAATATAAAATAG
- a CDS encoding MBL fold metallo-hydrolase: MKIKYYGTSAARCCLSFFYDYDSCKEAGELKGKNIRTRSCMQIDDDILIDFSPDTTYHIYNLGLDLTKINHILISHSHEDHFCIEDLACIFYPMAKNDPKRVLHVYGNKMVGQKMKELYGKEIKNWEETLKFHEVEKFKPFKINDYTITPLLADHMDTEEAMLYIVTKDNKSFLYGHDSTYFPESTWEELKKHKLDCMSLDCTSIDRGRVYKTHMGFEDNLNIKKRMIAEGIATDKTIFIASHFAHTFYPLHDRLTEIFKPHGFIPAYDGLEISF, from the coding sequence ATGAAAATTAAATATTATGGAACGTCTGCTGCTAGATGTTGTCTTAGTTTTTTTTATGACTATGATAGTTGTAAGGAAGCTGGAGAGTTAAAAGGGAAAAATATTAGAACTAGATCATGTATGCAAATAGATGATGATATACTTATTGATTTTTCACCAGATACAACATATCATATTTATAATTTAGGTTTAGACCTAACAAAAATTAATCATATATTAATTTCTCACTCTCATGAAGATCATTTTTGTATAGAAGACCTAGCATGTATATTCTATCCAATGGCAAAAAATGATCCAAAAAGAGTTCTACATGTATATGGAAATAAAATGGTAGGTCAAAAAATGAAAGAATTATATGGTAAAGAAATTAAAAACTGGGAAGAAACACTTAAATTTCATGAAGTTGAAAAATTTAAACCATTCAAAATTAATGACTATACTATAACACCTTTATTAGCAGATCATATGGATACAGAAGAAGCTATGCTATATATAGTAACAAAAGATAATAAATCATTTTTATATGGACATGATTCAACATATTTCCCTGAAAGCACATGGGAAGAACTAAAAAAACATAAACTAGACTGCATGTCATTAGATTGTACTTCAATAGATCGTGGTCGTGTTTACAAAACACATATGGGATTTGAAGATAATCTAAATATTAAAAAGAGAATGATAGCAGAAGGTATTGCAACAGATAAAACTATTTTTATAGCAAGTCACTTTGCACATACTTTCTATCCTCTACATGATAGATTAACAGAAATATTTAAACCGCATGGATTTATTCCTGCTTATGATGGTTTAGAGATTTCTTTTTAG
- a CDS encoding NUDIX hydrolase gives MNEKWLQWAIELQSIGQTGLSYVKDVYDKERYERIREIAAEMIEYKTEIPIEKIKTLFCNEIGYQTPKIDTRAAIFNDDKILLVQEKDGRWSLPGGWCEVNLSVKENTIKEVKEEAGLDVIPKRVIAIHDKKKHNIQQYPYGVCKIFILCIATGGSFQKNSETLQSKYYSIDKLPALSEEKNSREQIELCFKAYKDKNWQVEFD, from the coding sequence ATGAATGAAAAATGGCTTCAATGGGCTATTGAGCTACAAAGTATCGGACAGACTGGACTTAGCTATGTAAAAGATGTATATGATAAGGAAAGATATGAAAGAATTAGAGAGATTGCAGCTGAAATGATAGAATATAAAACTGAGATTCCAATAGAAAAAATAAAAACTCTTTTTTGTAACGAAATAGGATACCAGACACCTAAAATTGATACAAGAGCTGCTATATTCAACGATGATAAAATACTTCTTGTACAGGAAAAAGATGGAAGATGGTCACTTCCAGGTGGATGGTGTGAAGTCAATCTTTCAGTTAAAGAAAATACTATAAAAGAGGTAAAAGAAGAAGCAGGTCTTGATGTTATACCAAAGAGAGTTATTGCAATCCATGACAAGAAAAAACATAATATTCAGCAATATCCATATGGTGTATGTAAGATATTTATACTTTGCATTGCAACAGGTGGTTCATTTCAAAAAAATTCAGAAACACTCCAGTCAAAATATTATTCTATAGATAAATTACCAGCACTCTCAGAGGAAAAGAATAGCAGAGAACAGATAGAGCTATGTTTTAAAGCTTATAAAGATAAAAACTGGCAGGTTGAATTTGATTAA